The Aminithiophilus ramosus genome contains a region encoding:
- a CDS encoding M20 metallopeptidase family protein, whose protein sequence is MVADFLRDARADREWIVTTRRDIHRHPELGFDLERTAALVERELQRLGIETRRAAVTGVVGRLRGDRPGPVVALRADMDGLELDDRKAVPYASAFPGRMHACGHDAHTAMLLGAARLLARRRHLLAGEVRFLFQPAEEGDGGALPMIGEGALTDPDVDAVFGLHVAPEFAPGTIGLSRGKLHAASDLFDLVLSGRTSHGAKPHLGIDALAVGAQVLSALQQIVSRQTDPLDPIVVTVGTFHGGTRRNIIAGRAEMTGIIRTVDAARRVWARQKVREVAEGVASALGARAELRFTEGYPCLVNDGELARYVETVASDLLGDGAVRIMEKPTMGVDDFAYFVENRPGVLVMLGTGDGEKETCHPLHSDLFDIDEAALPMGAALLARIAADFAGRRPASEVREKP, encoded by the coding sequence ATGGTCGCTGATTTTCTTCGAGACGCTCGGGCCGATAGGGAATGGATCGTGACGACGCGAAGAGATATCCACCGCCACCCCGAGCTCGGTTTCGACCTGGAGCGGACGGCGGCCCTCGTCGAGAGAGAGCTCCAGCGGCTCGGGATCGAGACGCGGCGGGCCGCCGTCACGGGCGTCGTCGGGCGCCTCCGGGGGGACCGGCCGGGGCCCGTCGTGGCCCTGCGGGCCGACATGGACGGCCTCGAACTGGACGACAGAAAGGCCGTCCCCTACGCCTCGGCCTTTCCCGGCAGAATGCATGCCTGCGGTCACGACGCCCACACGGCCATGCTCCTCGGCGCGGCACGCCTCCTCGCTCGGAGGCGCCACCTCCTGGCAGGGGAGGTCCGTTTCCTCTTTCAGCCCGCCGAAGAGGGGGACGGAGGGGCCCTTCCCATGATCGGGGAAGGGGCCCTGACGGATCCCGACGTGGACGCCGTCTTCGGCCTCCACGTCGCTCCCGAATTCGCTCCGGGCACGATCGGCCTCTCCCGGGGGAAGCTGCACGCCGCCTCCGATCTTTTCGACCTGGTCCTGTCGGGAAGGACCAGTCACGGAGCCAAGCCCCATCTCGGTATCGACGCGCTCGCCGTGGGGGCCCAGGTCCTCTCGGCCCTCCAGCAGATCGTGAGCCGCCAGACCGATCCCCTCGATCCGATCGTCGTCACCGTCGGCACCTTTCATGGAGGGACGAGGAGAAACATCATCGCCGGTCGGGCCGAGATGACGGGCATCATACGGACCGTCGACGCCGCAAGGCGCGTCTGGGCGCGGCAGAAGGTGAGGGAGGTCGCCGAAGGCGTCGCCTCCGCCCTCGGCGCCCGGGCCGAACTGCGCTTCACCGAGGGCTATCCCTGTCTCGTCAACGACGGCGAGCTGGCCCGCTATGTCGAGACCGTCGCCTCCGACCTCCTCGGCGACGGCGCCGTCCGGATCATGGAGAAGCCCACGATGGGCGTCGACGATTTCGCCTATTTCGTCGAAAACCGCCCCGGCGTCCTCGTCATGCTCGGCACGGGCGACGGGGAAAAGGAGACCTGTCACCCTCTCCATTCCGACCTTTTCGACATCGACGAGGCGGCCCTGCCTATGGGGGCGGCCCTGTTGGCCCGCATCGCCGCCGACTTCGCCGGTCGGAGGCCCGCCTCGGAGGTGCGGGAAAAGCCGTAA
- a CDS encoding histidine phosphatase family protein: protein MSRLFLVRHGEPELTEEGLFLGQSDVLLSARGREEAKELGESLRAFSFGAVYSSDLIRAAETARIVVGSRPLSVIAAPALREVALGDWELRRRRDVEKEDPRAYRDRGRDLLGFRPPRGESFRDLAERALPLLRGIMGQNSGDSLVVTHAGVLRLLFADLLGLEPERLFRLSFDYASLSLLRQRNGKKEILCLNWRPRPALP, encoded by the coding sequence GTGAGCCGCCTCTTTCTCGTCCGCCACGGCGAGCCGGAACTCACCGAAGAGGGGCTCTTCCTGGGACAGAGCGACGTCCTCCTCTCGGCCAGAGGCCGAGAGGAGGCAAAAGAACTGGGTGAGTCGCTGAGGGCCTTCTCCTTCGGCGCCGTCTACAGCAGCGACCTGATCCGGGCCGCCGAGACGGCCCGGATCGTCGTCGGCTCCAGGCCTCTTTCCGTCATCGCCGCCCCGGCGCTGCGGGAGGTCGCACTGGGAGACTGGGAGCTCCGCCGCCGCCGCGACGTGGAAAAGGAGGACCCTCGGGCCTACAGGGACCGGGGACGGGATCTGTTGGGCTTTCGCCCCCCTCGGGGCGAAAGCTTTCGGGACCTCGCCGAACGTGCCCTTCCCCTCCTGAGGGGTATAATGGGACAAAACAGCGGAGACAGCCTCGTCGTCACCCACGCCGGAGTCCTGCGCCTCCTCTTCGCCGACCTCCTCGGCCTTGAGCCGGAACGCCTCTTCCGCCTCTCCTTCGACTACGCCTCCCTCTCCCTCCTGAGGCAGAGGAACGGGAAAAAAGAGATCCTCTGCCTCAACTGGCGCCCCCGCCCCGCCCTCCCCTGA
- the hutI gene encoding imidazolonepropionase yields MTVKLFRNAAIHTPVDRGRPAAGSAQGEIAVFAKGTLLTEGGRIVAVGAEESVTARLNRRPDMEIDCGGACLIPGFVDPHTHICFAERREREFELRRAGTPYLEILRQGGGILSSVRAVRAASEEELFETTAENVLSALSLGTTTMEIKSGYGLDTESELKMLRVIDRIRRETPLDVTATFMGAHAVPEEFRGNADGFVDLIVDEMIPAVVGQAIADSCDIFCEEGIFSVAQSRRLLEAARKAGLKLRAHVDEVHDTGGAALAGELAVLSAEHLLAANDEGLKAMAAAGVIADLLPATAYSLRKPYARARRMIELGLPVACATDCNPGSCFCESMPFIFGLAVMNMDMTPEEALTATTLNSAYSAGLAGRVGSLDEGKSADFLLLDAETPAGIAYHAGVSPVLAVYKRGEHVA; encoded by the coding sequence ATGACGGTCAAGCTCTTCCGCAACGCCGCCATCCACACCCCCGTCGACAGGGGAAGACCTGCCGCCGGGTCGGCTCAGGGAGAGATCGCCGTCTTCGCGAAGGGAACCCTTCTCACCGAAGGGGGTCGGATCGTCGCCGTCGGCGCCGAAGAGAGCGTGACGGCGCGGCTCAACCGCCGCCCCGACATGGAAATCGACTGCGGCGGAGCCTGTCTGATCCCCGGCTTCGTCGATCCCCACACCCACATCTGCTTCGCCGAGCGCCGCGAGAGGGAGTTCGAGCTGCGTCGGGCCGGAACGCCCTACCTGGAGATCCTCCGCCAGGGCGGGGGCATCCTCTCCTCCGTCCGGGCCGTCCGGGCCGCCTCGGAGGAGGAGCTTTTCGAGACGACGGCCGAGAACGTCCTCTCGGCCCTCTCCCTGGGAACGACGACGATGGAGATCAAAAGCGGCTACGGCCTCGACACGGAGAGCGAACTCAAGATGCTCCGCGTCATCGACCGCATCCGCCGCGAGACGCCCCTGGACGTGACGGCCACCTTCATGGGGGCCCATGCCGTTCCCGAGGAGTTCCGAGGCAACGCCGACGGCTTCGTCGACCTCATCGTCGACGAGATGATCCCCGCCGTCGTCGGCCAGGCCATCGCCGATTCCTGCGACATCTTCTGCGAGGAGGGGATCTTCTCCGTCGCCCAGAGCCGCCGCCTCCTCGAGGCGGCCCGAAAGGCGGGGCTGAAGCTCCGGGCCCACGTCGACGAAGTCCACGACACGGGAGGCGCCGCCCTGGCCGGAGAGCTGGCCGTCCTCTCGGCCGAGCACCTCCTGGCCGCCAACGACGAGGGGCTCAAGGCCATGGCCGCCGCGGGCGTCATCGCCGACCTCCTTCCCGCCACGGCCTACAGCCTCCGCAAGCCCTACGCCCGGGCCCGGCGCATGATCGAGCTCGGCCTTCCCGTGGCCTGCGCCACCGACTGCAACCCCGGCTCCTGTTTCTGCGAGTCCATGCCCTTCATCTTCGGCCTGGCCGTGATGAACATGGACATGACGCCCGAAGAGGCTCTTACGGCGACGACGCTCAACAGCGCCTACTCGGCGGGCCTGGCCGGTCGCGTGGGGAGCCTCGACGAGGGGAAATCGGCCGATTTCCTCCTCCTCGATGCCGAAACGCCGGCGGGGATCGCCTACCATGCCGGCGTCTCGCCCGTTCTGGCCGTCTACAAGCGCGGCGAACACGTCGCCTGA
- the pepF gene encoding oligoendopeptidase F — MREHFFPAPEGAGAVTGQVRERSAIEERHTWRLEDLFETDEAWEASASGVTDDLPRLEAFKGRLGESADALLEALTLRDSVSCRVGALLAYAFMRRDEQTSRTEAQALADRATALYVRTGGALSWMAPELLALDEERVRTFLDEKSDLALYRFSLEEIFRARPHVLSAPEEALMAGMGEMAQTADNVFSMLTNADMRFPVIKDEKGIEVELSEERYSRFLRSQDRRVRREAFEGILGTYRNFRNTLAASYGGSVKHDLFVSRARGYGSCLEAALDGNAIPLSVYHSTVETVRRRLDALHRYVALRKEVLAVDELHMYDLYVPLVADVDKTYDYEEALDLVRRGLRPLGDDYGALLDEGFRNRWIDVYENRGKRSGAYSWGNYGVHPYVLLNYGGTIRDVFTIAHEMGHALHRFYSDRDQPYVYSSHTIFLAEVASTTNEALLLRHLLDEAKDGRERLYLLNYSLEQIRTTLFRQTLFAEFELEVHGRAEAGEPLTPESLETLWMELNRAYYGPAVVDDLLAGEWSRIPHFYNAFYVYQYATGYASALYLSKKIVEEGLPALDRYRRFLSRGSSAPSIEILRDAGVDMTLSAPMEAAIDIFEDHLTEMEKLVAAGEHRKREGNGR, encoded by the coding sequence TTGAGAGAGCACTTTTTCCCGGCGCCGGAAGGCGCCGGAGCGGTAACGGGCCAGGTGAGGGAGCGCTCGGCCATCGAGGAACGCCACACCTGGCGCCTCGAGGACCTTTTCGAGACCGACGAGGCCTGGGAGGCGAGCGCCTCCGGAGTGACGGACGACCTCCCCCGCCTCGAGGCCTTCAAGGGCCGCCTCGGCGAGAGCGCCGACGCCCTCCTCGAGGCCCTGACCCTACGGGACTCGGTAAGCTGCCGCGTCGGCGCCCTCCTGGCCTACGCCTTCATGAGACGGGACGAACAGACGAGCCGCACCGAGGCCCAGGCCCTGGCCGATCGGGCCACGGCCCTTTACGTCCGGACGGGAGGCGCCCTCTCCTGGATGGCTCCCGAGCTTCTGGCCCTCGACGAGGAGAGGGTCCGGACCTTTCTCGACGAGAAGAGCGATCTGGCCCTCTACCGCTTCTCCCTCGAGGAGATCTTCCGCGCCCGGCCCCACGTCCTCTCGGCCCCCGAGGAGGCCCTCATGGCCGGAATGGGCGAGATGGCCCAGACGGCCGACAACGTCTTCTCCATGCTCACCAACGCCGACATGCGCTTCCCCGTCATCAAAGACGAAAAGGGCATCGAGGTGGAACTCAGCGAGGAGCGCTACTCCCGCTTCCTGCGCTCCCAGGACCGCCGCGTCCGCCGCGAGGCCTTCGAGGGCATCCTGGGCACTTACAGAAACTTCCGCAACACCCTGGCCGCCTCCTACGGCGGCTCGGTGAAGCACGATCTTTTCGTCTCACGAGCCAGGGGCTACGGCTCCTGCCTCGAGGCCGCCCTGGACGGAAACGCCATCCCCCTCTCCGTCTACCACAGCACGGTCGAAACGGTACGGCGCCGCCTCGACGCCCTCCACCGCTACGTGGCCCTCCGCAAGGAGGTCCTGGCCGTCGACGAGCTCCACATGTACGATCTCTACGTCCCCCTCGTGGCCGACGTGGACAAGACGTACGACTACGAGGAGGCCCTCGACCTGGTCCGCCGGGGACTGAGACCCCTCGGCGACGACTACGGTGCCCTTCTCGACGAGGGCTTCCGCAACCGCTGGATCGACGTCTACGAGAACCGGGGCAAGCGCAGCGGCGCCTATTCCTGGGGGAACTACGGCGTCCACCCCTACGTGCTTCTCAACTACGGCGGGACGATCCGCGACGTCTTCACCATCGCCCACGAGATGGGCCACGCCCTTCACCGCTTCTATTCCGACCGGGACCAGCCCTACGTCTATTCGAGCCACACCATCTTCCTCGCCGAGGTGGCGTCGACGACGAACGAGGCCCTGCTGCTGCGCCACCTTCTCGACGAGGCCAAAGACGGCAGGGAACGCCTCTACCTGCTCAACTACTCTCTGGAGCAGATCAGGACGACGCTTTTCCGCCAGACCCTCTTCGCCGAGTTCGAGCTCGAAGTCCACGGCCGCGCCGAGGCGGGAGAGCCGCTGACGCCCGAATCGCTGGAGACGCTCTGGATGGAGCTGAACCGGGCCTACTACGGACCGGCCGTCGTCGATGATCTTCTGGCCGGCGAGTGGTCCCGCATTCCCCACTTCTACAACGCCTTCTACGTCTACCAGTACGCCACGGGTTACGCCTCGGCCCTCTATCTTTCGAAGAAGATCGTCGAGGAGGGCCTTCCGGCCCTCGATCGCTACCGCCGCTTCCTGAGCCGGGGCTCGTCGGCCCCTTCCATCGAGATCCTCCGCGACGCCGGCGTCGACATGACCCTATCGGCCCCCATGGAGGCAGCCATCGATATCTTCGAGGACCACCTGACGGAGATGGAAAAGCTCGTCGCCGCCGGCGAACATCGGAAAAGGGAGGGGAATGGCCGATGA
- the ftcD gene encoding glutamate formimidoyltransferase, whose amino-acid sequence MAKRLIECVPNFSEGRRKDVIESIVAPFKATKGCYLFDYRADEDHNRLVVSLVGEPEAIGDALVEAALTARDAIDMNAHQGGHPRIGAVDVIPFTPISNITMEECVTLSHDFGRRYQAETAIPVYFYEEAALRPERQRLEVIRKGQYEVLKDEARTNPDRHPDLGGPGLHPTAGATVIGARKFLVAFNVNLATKDVNVAKEIANAVRASKGGFCHVKGIGLALEERGLVQVSMNIVDYEKNALYRVLETIRMEAARWGVSVVETEIYGMVPAAAVLDSAAYYMQVAGFDPKQVIELKLLEMMGDDDR is encoded by the coding sequence GTGGCGAAACGTCTCATCGAATGTGTCCCCAATTTCAGCGAAGGCAGAAGGAAGGACGTCATCGAATCCATCGTGGCGCCCTTCAAGGCGACGAAGGGCTGCTACCTCTTCGACTACCGGGCCGACGAGGATCACAACCGCCTCGTCGTCAGCCTCGTCGGCGAGCCCGAGGCGATCGGCGACGCCCTCGTCGAGGCGGCCCTGACGGCCCGCGACGCCATCGACATGAACGCCCATCAGGGCGGCCATCCCCGCATCGGAGCCGTCGACGTCATCCCCTTCACGCCCATCAGCAACATCACCATGGAGGAGTGCGTCACCCTCTCCCACGACTTCGGCAGGCGCTACCAGGCCGAGACGGCCATCCCCGTCTACTTCTACGAGGAGGCGGCCCTCCGTCCCGAGCGTCAGAGGCTGGAGGTGATCCGCAAGGGACAGTACGAGGTGCTCAAGGACGAGGCCCGGACGAACCCCGACCGCCACCCCGACCTGGGAGGCCCCGGCCTGCACCCCACGGCGGGGGCGACGGTCATCGGCGCCCGCAAGTTCCTCGTCGCCTTCAACGTCAACCTGGCGACGAAGGACGTCAACGTGGCCAAGGAGATCGCCAACGCCGTCCGGGCCTCCAAGGGCGGCTTCTGTCACGTCAAGGGAATCGGCCTGGCCCTCGAGGAGCGGGGCCTCGTCCAGGTCTCGATGAACATCGTCGACTACGAGAAGAACGCCCTCTACCGCGTCCTCGAGACGATCCGCATGGAGGCGGCCCGCTGGGGCGTTTCCGTCGTCGAGACGGAAATCTACGGCATGGTCCCCGCCGCCGCCGTCCTCGACAGCGCCGCCTACTACATGCAGGTCGCCGGTTTCGACCCCAAACAGGTCATCGAACTCAAGCTTCTGGAGATGATGGGAGACGACGACCGATGA
- a CDS encoding Synerg-CTERM sorting domain-containing protein, which yields MLTLRGDVVDDLYDGAIGTEYWGFTQKDLDEGGDYLKTDEEVQVNENALEKGQYVDIDHMAAVLDGNLSVRIVGNITDWAGNRVAGRKYDAVIKPWLGHVMRTPRVGVYVYADRAVEKSSVELAARYIDEILANETYGQKIADGITKLHAGLAIIAYGHHAYMQPGMRDVYGANSHQYLYVEGFGGGIAQTSESNVLRDKVFTRYDNEFILGHEFGHTIHLSGMEVYCPELYEEEGDTYEAVVGGKGLWGNSYAGSNFEEYFATLSDIWHGTMRESTDGTFNGTWGPVNTREELARYDIDGFNLMKKVYENGSETMFAGTAWESNLGPDIYDIDGSLRQTAAGGGSGGCNVGAGGAFLLLLALPFALRRK from the coding sequence TTGCTGACCCTGCGCGGCGATGTCGTCGATGACCTCTACGACGGCGCCATCGGGACGGAATACTGGGGGTTCACGCAGAAGGATCTGGACGAAGGCGGGGACTATCTCAAGACCGACGAAGAGGTTCAGGTGAACGAAAACGCCCTGGAGAAGGGCCAGTATGTCGATATCGATCACATGGCCGCCGTTCTCGACGGCAACCTCTCGGTGCGGATCGTCGGGAACATAACGGACTGGGCGGGCAACAGGGTGGCGGGGAGAAAATACGATGCCGTGATCAAACCCTGGCTGGGGCACGTGATGCGGACTCCTCGAGTCGGCGTCTATGTCTACGCCGACAGGGCCGTCGAGAAGTCCTCGGTCGAGCTGGCGGCCCGGTACATCGATGAGATCCTGGCGAACGAGACTTACGGACAGAAGATCGCCGACGGGATCACCAAACTCCACGCCGGTCTGGCGATCATCGCCTACGGCCATCACGCCTACATGCAGCCGGGCATGAGGGACGTCTACGGCGCGAACAGCCACCAGTACCTCTACGTGGAAGGGTTCGGCGGCGGAATCGCCCAGACGTCGGAGAGCAATGTCCTCAGGGACAAGGTCTTCACGCGGTATGACAACGAGTTCATCTTGGGACACGAATTCGGGCACACCATCCACTTGAGCGGCATGGAGGTCTACTGCCCCGAACTGTACGAGGAAGAGGGGGACACCTACGAGGCCGTCGTCGGCGGGAAGGGGCTGTGGGGCAACTCCTATGCCGGCTCCAACTTCGAAGAATATTTCGCCACGCTCTCGGACATCTGGCACGGCACGATGCGGGAGTCGACGGACGGGACCTTCAACGGCACCTGGGGGCCCGTCAACACGAGAGAGGAATTGGCGCGCTACGATATCGACGGCTTCAATCTCATGAAGAAAGTCTACGAAAACGGGAGCGAAACGATGTTCGCCGGCACGGCCTGGGAGTCGAACCTGGGCCCCGATATCTACGACATCGACGGTTCCCTCCGCCAGACGGCGGCGGGAGGGGGCAGCGGCGGCTGCAATGTCGGCGCCGGCGGCGCGTTCCTGTTGCTTCTGGCCCTGCCTTTCGCGCTGCGCCGAAAATAG
- a CDS encoding cyclodeaminase/cyclohydrolase family protein: MELSRMTLKEFAKELASDSPAPGGGSVAALCGALGAALSVMVTNLTIGKEKYRDVWDEMGKVQREAKELQTRFLSLMEQDSEAFNTFFAAMKMPKETEEEKTLRTAKMQEGLKEAALVPLETLTACQLLAELAEKTARRGNGNAVTDAGTAALLARAAAMAAAYNVRINLGGIKDEAFVTTTRGEIEGALSRIEKTVSDVERHIESLL; the protein is encoded by the coding sequence ATGGAACTGTCCAGGATGACTCTGAAGGAGTTCGCCAAGGAACTTGCCTCCGACTCGCCCGCCCCCGGCGGCGGCAGCGTCGCCGCCCTCTGCGGCGCCCTGGGAGCGGCCCTCTCCGTCATGGTGACGAACCTCACCATCGGCAAGGAGAAATACCGCGACGTCTGGGACGAGATGGGCAAGGTCCAGCGAGAGGCCAAGGAACTCCAGACGCGGTTCCTCTCCCTCATGGAACAGGACAGCGAGGCCTTCAACACCTTCTTCGCCGCCATGAAGATGCCCAAGGAGACGGAGGAGGAGAAAACCCTCCGAACGGCCAAGATGCAGGAGGGCCTCAAGGAGGCCGCCCTCGTCCCCCTCGAAACCCTGACGGCCTGCCAGCTTCTGGCCGAACTGGCCGAGAAGACGGCGCGGCGCGGCAACGGCAACGCCGTCACCGACGCGGGCACGGCGGCCCTTCTGGCCCGCGCGGCCGCCATGGCGGCCGCCTACAACGTCCGGATCAACCTGGGCGGCATCAAAGACGAGGCCTTCGTCACGACGACGAGAGGGGAAATCGAAGGGGCCCTCTCGCGCATCGAGAAGACCGTCTCCGACGTGGAACGACACATCGAGTCCCTCCTGTAA
- a CDS encoding DVU_1551 family NTP transferase yields MQEQKKAKVLPPLSEKIGARRVSPKALLLSAGFASRMGRCKALLDLGGSSALERAVRSLRSGGVEEIVVVSGHYRDAVEAEARRLNCATAFNEDYGKGMFSSVQCGLKALGDAEAFLLLPVDVPLVSPATIGALLKAHDEGASLAYPTFSGRRGHPPLVGRSFFGAIAEDDGSRGGLRALLAEKETEARDVAVADEAILLDMDSPEDYDRLRERALRHGIPSEAECEVLWDLAGTPQGVRRHGETVAAVADRFARALEGALSLDRAKLRSAALVHDLARGSEDHAEEGARILIRWGFGTIAPLVASHMVGPDDDALDEASLLFAADKIVEGTTVVSLAIRRERMARRFADRPSSLRGAMERLDRAESLIGAIERAAGQPLLHILGDLT; encoded by the coding sequence ATGCAAGAACAAAAAAAAGCAAAAGTCCTCCCGCCTTTATCGGAAAAAATCGGGGCAAGACGAGTTTCGCCCAAAGCGCTCCTTCTTTCCGCCGGATTCGCCTCCCGCATGGGGAGATGCAAGGCCCTCCTGGACCTGGGAGGGAGTTCGGCCCTGGAGAGGGCCGTCCGATCCCTCCGATCGGGCGGCGTCGAGGAGATCGTCGTCGTCTCGGGACACTACCGCGACGCCGTCGAGGCCGAGGCTCGGCGTCTGAACTGCGCCACGGCCTTCAACGAGGACTACGGAAAGGGGATGTTCTCCTCGGTCCAGTGCGGCCTGAAGGCCCTCGGCGATGCCGAGGCCTTTCTCCTCCTTCCCGTCGACGTTCCTCTCGTCTCGCCCGCCACGATCGGAGCTCTCCTGAAGGCCCACGACGAGGGGGCCTCCCTGGCCTACCCGACCTTTTCGGGCCGGAGGGGACACCCACCTCTGGTGGGACGATCCTTTTTCGGCGCCATCGCCGAAGACGACGGATCGCGGGGAGGGCTGCGGGCCCTCCTGGCCGAGAAAGAGACGGAGGCCCGCGACGTGGCCGTCGCCGACGAGGCCATCCTCCTCGACATGGACTCGCCCGAGGACTATGACCGCCTCCGGGAGAGGGCCCTGCGGCATGGCATCCCCTCCGAGGCCGAATGCGAGGTCCTCTGGGATCTGGCCGGGACGCCCCAGGGAGTCCGGCGTCACGGCGAAACCGTCGCCGCCGTGGCCGACCGTTTCGCCCGAGCCCTGGAAGGGGCCCTCTCGCTGGACCGCGCCAAACTCCGCAGCGCCGCCCTCGTCCACGACCTGGCCAGAGGAAGCGAAGACCACGCCGAAGAGGGAGCCCGGATCCTGATCCGCTGGGGCTTCGGCACCATCGCTCCCCTCGTGGCCTCTCACATGGTCGGCCCCGACGACGACGCCCTCGACGAGGCCTCTCTCCTCTTCGCCGCCGACAAGATCGTCGAGGGGACGACCGTCGTCTCCCTCGCCATCCGACGGGAAAGGATGGCCCGCCGCTTCGCCGACCGCCCCTCCTCCCTCAGGGGCGCCATGGAGCGGTTGGACAGGGCAGAGTCCCTCATCGGGGCCATCGAAAGAGCTGCGGGGCAACCTCTTCTCCACATCCTGGGAGACCTGACGTGA
- a CDS encoding protein-L-isoaspartate(D-aspartate) O-methyltransferase, with product MAMAWEKEAERMVRTQILARGMAEGPLTEAMRSLPRHLFVPPERRHQAWDDGPLLIGRDQTISQPYMVALMTDYLGVGSGDAVLEIGTGSGYQAALLAALGCAVTSVERIVSLARRAEALLSRLGLDVTVVVGDGREGRPESAPYRGIIVTAGSPRLYQAWSDQLDRGGRLVVPLTLSPGLERLFIRERREEGFLDDWKEYCRFVPLLPGLDDGGGDVGGS from the coding sequence ATGGCGATGGCCTGGGAAAAAGAGGCGGAGCGGATGGTTCGGACTCAGATCCTGGCCCGCGGGATGGCCGAAGGTCCTCTGACGGAGGCCATGAGATCTCTGCCCCGTCACCTCTTCGTCCCGCCGGAACGGCGTCATCAGGCCTGGGACGACGGTCCCCTTCTCATCGGACGGGATCAGACGATCTCCCAGCCCTACATGGTGGCCCTCATGACGGACTATCTCGGCGTCGGCTCCGGGGATGCCGTCCTCGAAATCGGCACCGGATCGGGCTATCAGGCCGCCCTCCTGGCCGCCTTGGGCTGTGCCGTCACCTCCGTCGAGAGGATCGTCTCCCTGGCCCGGCGTGCCGAGGCCCTCCTGAGCCGGCTGGGTCTCGATGTGACCGTCGTCGTCGGCGACGGCCGCGAGGGAAGACCCGAATCGGCCCCCTACAGGGGGATTATCGTCACGGCCGGCTCTCCCCGGCTCTATCAGGCCTGGTCCGATCAGCTCGATCGGGGCGGCCGCCTCGTCGTTCCCCTTACCCTGTCTCCGGGACTGGAACGCCTTTTCATCCGGGAACGCCGCGAGGAGGGGTTCCTCGACGACTGGAAGGAGTACTGCCGCTTCGTCCCCCTTCTCCCCGGCCTCGACGACGGGGGTGGCGACGTCGGCGGGAGCTGA
- a CDS encoding dihydroorotate dehydrogenase-like protein produces MADLRTTYLGLELKNPVIAGASRLTADMETLRGLEASGVGAVVIASLFEEQIRLGHDKLEDLLMGFDSREQSEISLFPGMAYAGPEEHLDWVAKARKALSIPVIASLNAVTAETWVEWARRLADTGIDALELNFYSTPVDSSKAGASIEDEQVEAVAAVCRALSIPVSVKLSPFYANPLHVMRRMAEAGAKGFVLFNRFFQPDIDAETERPSFVFDLSEAEESRLPLRFTALANGRVKADLVASTAVLTAGDVAKMILAGARAVQMVTAFYRNGIDYGQKVLAEFASWMDRHGYASVEEFRGRLDKRHSDDPHAWERAQYVRILMRSDASVERYPLL; encoded by the coding sequence ATGGCCGATTTGAGAACGACCTACCTCGGACTGGAGCTCAAAAATCCCGTCATCGCCGGTGCCAGCCGTCTCACGGCAGACATGGAGACCCTCAGGGGACTGGAGGCCTCCGGAGTGGGGGCCGTCGTCATCGCGTCCCTCTTCGAGGAGCAGATCCGCCTCGGTCACGACAAGCTGGAAGATCTTCTCATGGGCTTCGATTCCCGCGAGCAGTCGGAGATCTCCCTCTTCCCCGGCATGGCCTACGCCGGGCCGGAGGAGCACCTCGACTGGGTCGCCAAGGCCAGGAAGGCCCTTTCCATCCCCGTTATCGCGAGCCTCAACGCCGTCACGGCCGAGACCTGGGTCGAATGGGCCCGCCGTCTGGCCGATACGGGCATCGACGCCCTGGAGCTGAATTTCTATTCCACCCCCGTCGACTCGTCCAAGGCCGGGGCCTCCATCGAAGACGAACAGGTCGAGGCCGTGGCCGCCGTCTGCCGGGCTCTCTCCATCCCCGTCTCGGTCAAGCTGAGCCCCTTCTATGCCAATCCCCTCCATGTCATGAGGCGCATGGCCGAGGCGGGAGCGAAGGGCTTCGTCCTCTTCAACCGTTTCTTTCAGCCCGACATCGACGCCGAGACGGAGAGGCCGAGTTTCGTCTTCGACCTCAGCGAGGCCGAGGAGAGCCGCCTTCCCCTGCGCTTCACCGCTCTGGCCAACGGCCGGGTCAAGGCCGATCTCGTCGCCTCGACGGCCGTTCTGACGGCGGGCGACGTGGCCAAGATGATCCTGGCCGGGGCCAGGGCCGTCCAGATGGTGACGGCCTTCTACCGCAACGGCATCGACTACGGCCAGAAGGTCCTGGCCGAGTTCGCCTCCTGGATGGATCGTCACGGCTACGCCTCCGTCGAGGAATTCCGAGGAAGGCTCGACAAGCGCCACTCCGACGATCCCCATGCCTGGGAGAGGGCCCAGTACGTCCGGATCCTCATGCGCTCCGACGCCTCCGTCGAGCGCTACCCGCTCCTTTAG